In Picosynechococcus sp. PCC 7002, the following are encoded in one genomic region:
- a CDS encoding DUF3084 domain-containing protein — protein MTSAFVLIFSVLILGGILAALGDRLGSKVGKARLTLFNLRPKQTAVVVTVMTGTVIAASTLGLLFGLSKSLRQGVFQLDEILAQRRQELMDVTAEKEKIEKELQAARDDRLEAEQDLQEIEAKFETAQTQLAGFREQASELQADINALTTEQTTLRQQRDRLQAQSETLRAQLNQQNTIIEERSQQIEALEAQQSELQAEINQRDGRIAQLDQAIAQKDQVLTGLENQIGSLEQQIDILEANYINFRSGNVALTTGQVLAFGVVRIIDPKAASQAVDQLLREANRNAIIATGGVNPDFEARVVQITNAQVQQLLGQIADGRDYVVRLLAAGNYLQGEGSVQVFADVTLNEQVFRAGEVIATLSLEELSVQNPTAARRPVDFLLGAAQFRARRAGVLGDIQVKDGNVGHIINFVEALNNSPEPVTEIRAIAIENGFTAGPLRLELVGLSNGRIVIRQ, from the coding sequence ATGACCAGTGCTTTTGTACTAATCTTTTCAGTTTTAATCTTGGGGGGCATCCTGGCGGCACTGGGCGATCGCCTTGGTAGTAAGGTCGGCAAAGCGCGGCTTACATTATTTAATCTGCGGCCAAAACAGACGGCGGTGGTCGTCACGGTAATGACGGGAACAGTGATCGCAGCTAGCACCTTGGGGTTATTGTTTGGCTTGAGCAAGTCCTTGCGCCAGGGGGTTTTTCAGTTGGATGAAATCCTCGCCCAGCGGCGGCAAGAGTTGATGGATGTGACGGCGGAAAAGGAAAAGATTGAAAAAGAGTTACAGGCCGCGAGGGATGATCGCCTAGAAGCAGAACAAGATTTACAGGAGATTGAAGCAAAATTTGAAACGGCCCAAACTCAACTGGCGGGTTTTCGGGAACAAGCCAGCGAACTTCAGGCTGATATTAATGCGCTCACCACAGAGCAAACGACCTTGCGGCAACAGCGCGATCGCCTCCAAGCCCAAAGTGAAACCCTCCGCGCCCAGCTCAATCAACAAAACACCATTATTGAGGAACGCTCCCAGCAGATCGAAGCCCTAGAAGCCCAACAAAGTGAGCTCCAAGCCGAGATCAACCAGCGCGATGGTCGCATTGCCCAACTCGACCAGGCGATCGCCCAAAAAGATCAAGTGCTCACGGGCCTAGAAAATCAGATTGGCTCCCTAGAACAGCAAATTGATATCCTCGAAGCCAACTACATCAATTTCCGGAGTGGGAATGTCGCCCTCACCACAGGGCAAGTTTTAGCCTTTGGGGTGGTGCGGATTATTGATCCCAAAGCAGCCAGCCAAGCCGTTGATCAGCTGCTCCGGGAAGCGAATCGCAACGCGATCATTGCCACCGGAGGCGTTAATCCTGACTTTGAGGCGCGGGTGGTGCAAATTACCAATGCCCAAGTGCAACAACTCCTAGGGCAAATTGCCGATGGTCGGGACTACGTGGTGCGCCTCCTGGCGGCGGGGAACTACCTCCAGGGGGAAGGTTCCGTCCAAGTGTTTGCGGATGTGACTTTAAATGAGCAGGTTTTTCGCGCCGGGGAAGTGATTGCCACTTTGTCCCTAGAGGAGCTGAGTGTACAAAATCCTACTGCGGCCCGGCGTCCAGTGGATTTTCTGTTGGGGGCAGCGCAATTCCGGGCGCGGCGAGCCGGGGTTCTCGGAGATATTCAAGTTAAAGATGGCAATGTCGGTCACATTATCAATTTTGTCGAAGCCCTCAACAACTCACCAGAACCCGTGACAGAAATTCGGGCGATCGCCATCGAAAATGGTTTTACGGCTGGCCCCCTCCGCTTAGAATTAGTGGGCCTCAGTAACGGTAGAATCGTCATCAGACAATAG
- the ntcA gene encoding global nitrogen regulator NtcA: MMYNPDFNQPPFSSANPVPELPATQITDLATAFRQFHSGPFPPVVENYDRGKTIFFPGDPAERVYFLLKGAVRLSRVYEAGEEITVALLRENSVFGVLSLLTGQKSDRFYHAVAFTPVELLSAPIEQVQKALNEHPELAMLMLKGLSSRILQTEMMIETLAHRDMGSRLVSFLLILCRDFGVPTDEGIRIDLKLSHQAIAEAIGSTRVTVTRLLGELREQDMISIYKKKITVHDPVNLSQQFA, encoded by the coding sequence ATGATGTACAACCCTGATTTCAACCAACCTCCTTTCTCTTCTGCCAATCCAGTGCCTGAACTACCTGCGACTCAAATTACAGACCTTGCGACAGCGTTTCGTCAGTTTCACAGTGGCCCCTTCCCACCTGTTGTGGAGAACTATGACCGGGGCAAGACGATCTTTTTTCCGGGGGACCCAGCGGAACGGGTTTATTTTCTTCTGAAAGGAGCTGTCCGGCTGTCTCGGGTCTATGAAGCGGGGGAAGAAATTACGGTGGCCCTGCTCCGGGAGAATAGTGTCTTTGGGGTTTTATCGCTACTCACGGGACAAAAGTCGGATCGCTTTTACCATGCGGTGGCTTTTACTCCTGTGGAACTGTTATCGGCTCCCATTGAGCAGGTGCAAAAGGCGCTTAATGAGCACCCAGAATTAGCAATGTTAATGCTAAAGGGGCTGTCGTCACGGATTTTACAAACGGAGATGATGATTGAAACCCTGGCCCACCGGGATATGGGGTCACGTCTGGTGAGTTTCTTGTTAATTCTCTGTCGAGATTTTGGGGTGCCGACCGATGAGGGGATTCGCATTGATCTCAAACTGTCCCACCAGGCGATCGCCGAAGCAATTGGTTCGACACGGGTGACAGTAACGCGCCTCCTGGGAGAACTCCGGGAACAGGACATGATTTCGATTTATAAGAAAAAAATTACCGTCCATGACCCCGTAAACCTGAGTCAACAGTTCGCTTAA
- the fabI gene encoding enoyl-ACP reductase FabI, whose amino-acid sequence MLDLTGKNALVTGIANNKSIAWGIAQQLHAAGANIGVTYLPDDKGRFEKKVGELVAPLNPSLFLPCNVQDDAQVDQVFESVKKEWGKLDILIHCLAFANREDLTGDFSDTSRDGFNTALDISAYSLTRLARGAKTVMTEGGAIVTLTYLGGVKVIPNYNVMGVAKSALEMSVRYLAADLGPSNIRVNAISAGPIRTLASSAVGGILDMIHHVEATAPLRRTVTQKEVGNAAAFLCSDLSSGVTGQVLYVDSGYEIMGM is encoded by the coding sequence ATGCTTGATTTAACCGGAAAAAATGCCCTAGTCACTGGGATTGCAAATAATAAGTCCATTGCCTGGGGGATCGCCCAACAATTACATGCCGCCGGGGCAAATATTGGGGTTACCTATCTCCCCGATGATAAGGGACGGTTCGAGAAAAAAGTAGGTGAGCTTGTGGCGCCCCTCAACCCTTCCCTTTTTCTCCCCTGTAATGTGCAGGATGATGCCCAGGTGGATCAAGTGTTTGAGTCTGTCAAAAAAGAGTGGGGCAAGTTAGATATTTTGATCCATTGCCTTGCCTTTGCGAACCGCGAAGATTTGACGGGTGATTTTAGTGATACTTCACGGGATGGGTTTAATACGGCCCTTGACATTAGTGCCTATTCTTTAACGCGTCTGGCCCGGGGGGCTAAAACCGTGATGACCGAAGGGGGCGCCATTGTGACCCTGACTTATTTGGGTGGGGTGAAAGTCATCCCTAATTACAATGTGATGGGTGTGGCAAAGTCGGCCCTTGAAATGAGTGTGCGTTACCTCGCGGCGGATCTGGGCCCCAGTAATATTCGCGTGAATGCCATTTCGGCTGGCCCGATCCGGACTTTGGCGTCTTCAGCGGTGGGCGGCATCCTCGATATGATTCACCATGTGGAAGCCACGGCTCCTTTGCGTCGGACTGTGACCCAAAAGGAAGTGGGTAATGCGGCGGCTTTCTTGTGTAGCGATCTTTCTAGCGGGGTCACGGGTCAAGTGCTCTATGTGGATTCTGGCTACGAAATTATGGGGATGTAA
- the rsmH gene encoding 16S rRNA (cytosine(1402)-N(4))-methyltransferase RsmH, whose translation MAAEFKHISVLKEELVAGLGVKPEGHYLDVTLGGGGHTELILQQYPDVRVTGVDRDSQAIAAASERLKSFGDRFRAVRSNFGEYQPQGEKFDGIIADLGVSSVQFDQGDRGFSFRFDAPLDMRMDQQQTLTAADIVNTYEEKALANLFYEYGDERLSRQIAKKIVMKRPIQTTKELEEIVFYTYHPKARKVKIHPATRVFQALRIAVNGELDALQYLLVNAPQWLKPQGRLGIISFHSLEDRLVKNAFRQRDIWRILTKKPMVASETEINQNPRARSAKLRFAELKETTE comes from the coding sequence ATGGCGGCAGAGTTTAAACATATTTCGGTATTGAAAGAAGAGTTGGTAGCAGGTTTGGGAGTGAAACCGGAAGGCCATTACTTAGATGTGACCCTGGGTGGTGGTGGCCATACAGAATTGATTTTGCAGCAATATCCCGATGTGCGGGTGACGGGGGTAGACCGAGATAGCCAGGCGATCGCCGCAGCGTCAGAACGATTAAAATCCTTTGGCGATCGCTTCCGGGCGGTGCGGTCAAATTTTGGTGAATATCAGCCCCAGGGAGAAAAATTTGACGGGATTATCGCTGATCTTGGGGTGAGTTCGGTGCAATTTGATCAAGGCGATCGCGGCTTTAGTTTTCGTTTTGATGCCCCCTTGGATATGCGCATGGATCAACAACAGACATTAACAGCGGCGGATATTGTCAACACCTATGAGGAAAAGGCGTTGGCGAATTTGTTCTATGAGTATGGTGATGAACGATTGTCACGACAAATTGCGAAAAAAATAGTCATGAAACGCCCGATTCAGACAACTAAAGAACTAGAAGAAATTGTGTTTTATACCTATCATCCCAAGGCTAGAAAAGTGAAAATTCATCCGGCAACAAGGGTCTTTCAAGCATTACGTATTGCCGTCAATGGTGAACTCGATGCACTGCAATATCTATTAGTCAATGCCCCCCAATGGCTTAAGCCCCAAGGCCGATTAGGGATTATTAGTTTCCATAGTTTAGAAGATCGTCTCGTCAAAAATGCCTTTCGGCAGCGGGACATTTGGCGGATTCTAACAAAAAAACCAATGGTTGCCAGTGAAACGGAAATCAACCAAAATCCTCGGGCACGATCCGCAAAATTACGCTTTGCCGAGTTGAAAGAAACAACAGAATAG